The following proteins are encoded in a genomic region of [Eubacterium] hominis:
- a CDS encoding AAA family ATPase, which produces MINSIIKFPKGNANFKEIRELGFLYIDKTKYIENIENENLKSILILRPRRFGKSLFINMLACYFDIKESDHFDILFQNTYIHEHPTKNRNAYYVLKFNFSGLTGKHGKELETEFSMKVLDSLRKFISYYDIDIMLLEHNSTARILSRFFVDVEPYLKNRKIYVLIDEYDHFANELLSFAYQEFTSVTNSDGYVRAFYEELKYATETVIAKIFMTGVSPITLDSLTSGFNISTNLSLDSRFNEMLGFTIEEMKYLISMVSSIQDVDAVLADMKQYYDGYMFSVDGKHRIFNPNMALYYLDYWQNFGKQPNEIVDKNILSDYQKLENLLYLPYESDEDVQIQNILDGNHPEVNLTEMFTIHTGLTTDDFYSLLFYLGYLTIDEADAFGMTLRIPNMIMQKVFIKYFRHMLEKQLNFKSDTSLWKKAVVTFLNNDCPNLFIEEIEKILQRYPDRLFQNFHERNIQQIADVIVEAVTGVDVDLEWLNDNGYGDFMMIPSNATYPNKLIEFKYLKNSYSQEQLERAVQDAENQLRRYHSTRQMHRQKCDMYVMVFSKNKCIYVKRYEE; this is translated from the coding sequence ATGATAAATTCAATCATAAAGTTTCCAAAGGGAAATGCAAATTTCAAAGAAATACGAGAACTGGGCTTTTTATATATAGATAAAACAAAATATATCGAGAACATAGAAAACGAAAATCTTAAATCTATACTTATATTAAGGCCTCGTAGATTTGGAAAAAGTCTATTTATTAATATGCTTGCATGCTATTTCGATATCAAAGAATCTGATCATTTCGATATTCTGTTTCAAAATACTTATATTCATGAACATCCAACTAAAAACAGAAATGCGTATTATGTGTTGAAGTTTAATTTCTCTGGTTTAACTGGAAAACATGGTAAAGAACTAGAAACTGAATTTTCAATGAAAGTATTAGACTCTTTAAGAAAATTTATAAGCTATTATGATATAGATATTATGTTGTTAGAACATAACAGCACTGCCAGAATTTTGTCAAGATTCTTTGTAGATGTAGAACCTTATTTAAAAAATAGAAAAATTTATGTGTTAATTGACGAATATGATCATTTTGCAAATGAATTATTATCTTTTGCATATCAAGAATTTACATCTGTAACAAATAGTGATGGGTATGTAAGAGCATTTTATGAAGAATTAAAATATGCAACAGAAACGGTCATTGCTAAAATTTTTATGACTGGGGTTTCTCCTATTACATTAGACAGTTTAACAAGTGGATTTAATATCAGTACGAATTTATCTTTAGATTCCAGGTTTAATGAAATGCTGGGATTTACTATAGAAGAAATGAAATATTTAATTTCCATGGTTTCTTCGATACAGGATGTCGATGCTGTGTTAGCTGATATGAAACAATATTATGATGGCTATATGTTTTCCGTGGATGGAAAACATCGGATTTTTAATCCTAATATGGCATTATATTATCTTGATTATTGGCAGAATTTTGGTAAACAGCCTAATGAAATTGTTGATAAGAACATACTGAGCGATTATCAAAAATTAGAAAATCTTCTTTATTTGCCATATGAATCAGATGAAGATGTTCAAATACAAAATATTTTAGATGGTAATCATCCTGAAGTGAACTTAACTGAAATGTTTACCATTCATACTGGACTTACAACTGATGATTTTTATAGTTTATTATTCTATTTAGGCTATTTAACGATTGATGAAGCTGATGCATTTGGTATGACTTTAAGGATACCAAATATGATTATGCAAAAAGTGTTTATAAAATACTTTAGACATATGCTTGAAAAACAGTTGAATTTTAAATCTGATACAAGCTTATGGAAGAAAGCAGTTGTTACTTTTTTGAATAATGATTGCCCAAACTTATTTATTGAGGAAATTGAAAAAATTCTTCAACGATATCCCGACCGGCTATTTCAAAATTTTCACGAACGAAATATACAACAAATTGCTGATGTGATTGTAGAAGCAGTCACGGGAGTTGATGTTGATTTAGAATGGTTAAACGATAATGGCTATGGTGATTTTATGATGATTCCATCAAATGCCACCTATCCAAATAAATTAATAGAATTCAAATATCTGAAAAACAGCTACAGTCAGGAACAGCTAGAAAGAGCAGTTCAAGATGCTGAAAATCAATTAAGACGATATCATTCTACAAGGCAAATGCATCGGCAGAAATGTGATATGTATGTTATGGTATTTTCTAAAAATAAATGTATATATGTGAAACGATACGAAGAATAG
- a CDS encoding HAD family hydrolase — MERLENIKLIVADLDGTLLDENKQIDSDMPSLLPAMREQGIAFTFGSGRNMHIMQDYVSQLQVDIPYITNNGANMFEGRRCIYECSMSSSDLLLALTLLKQRGIPFLAYSNFAVYPVGSHPGLTKFMERLKGKSDIIETKTIHEIIEHSIFKVVIIHDDEILMKQVMDEINNNCKEAHCVRSEGDIYTLTHIDASKGNTLKKLMELMKVSSDQVLVFGDNYNDTSMFDVVKYSVAMGNSTKEIQDKATHVTKSNEEQGVSWFIKNYVLEKL, encoded by the coding sequence ATGGAACGATTAGAAAATATTAAATTGATCGTAGCCGATCTGGATGGAACATTATTAGATGAAAACAAACAGATCGATTCCGATATGCCCTCTCTTTTACCAGCCATGAGGGAGCAGGGCATAGCTTTTACATTTGGTTCTGGCCGTAATATGCATATTATGCAGGACTATGTGTCACAATTGCAGGTGGACATACCGTATATCACTAATAACGGGGCCAATATGTTTGAAGGAAGAAGATGTATCTATGAATGCAGTATGTCTTCTTCCGACCTGCTGTTAGCTTTAACTTTGTTGAAACAACGGGGTATCCCATTCCTTGCATACTCCAACTTTGCGGTATATCCTGTTGGATCACACCCAGGCTTGACAAAATTTATGGAACGCCTAAAAGGCAAAAGTGATATTATTGAAACAAAAACCATTCATGAAATTATTGAACATTCTATATTTAAAGTTGTCATTATCCATGATGATGAAATTTTGATGAAACAGGTCATGGATGAAATCAACAATAACTGTAAAGAAGCGCATTGTGTACGTTCTGAAGGTGATATCTATACACTTACCCATATTGATGCATCCAAAGGAAATACACTAAAGAAGCTGATGGAACTGATGAAAGTAAGCAGTGATCAGGTATTGGTATTTGGGGATAATTATAATGATACTAGTATGTTTGACGTGGTGAAATACAGTGTAGCAATGGGAAACTCTACCAAAGAAATTCAGGATAAAGCAACCCATGTAACAAAAAGCAATGAGGAACAAGGAGTATCCTGGTTCATTAAAAACTATGTGTTAGAAAAGCTCTAG
- a CDS encoding transketolase family protein, which produces MSKVATRTAYGKALAELIVERDDVIVLDADLTKSTKTCDAKKARPEHHFNMGIAEGNMMGVAAGLAASGKVVYASSFAMFAAGRAYEQVRNSIAYPKLNVKVCATHAGITVGEDGASHQSVEDIALMRAMPNMKVFNPCDAKQAEMIVKAVADIEGPCYVRLGRGNVEDVYQDDTAFTYGKGNVLRKGKKVAIVATGMMVQEALSAYETLKAEGKEVTVVDMPCIKPIDEELIKELAKEHEVIVSCEEHSVIGGLGSAIAEVLVKNEPVKMVMIGMQDCFGESGTPDALLEKYELNADSIVKKVENVWND; this is translated from the coding sequence ATGAGTAAAGTAGCGACAAGAACAGCATATGGAAAAGCACTGGCTGAACTGATCGTAGAACGTGATGATGTGATCGTACTAGATGCCGACCTGACCAAATCTACCAAGACATGTGATGCGAAAAAAGCAAGACCAGAACACCATTTCAATATGGGAATCGCAGAAGGCAATATGATGGGAGTCGCAGCAGGATTAGCCGCAAGTGGCAAGGTTGTCTATGCATCTAGCTTTGCGATGTTTGCGGCAGGAAGAGCTTATGAACAGGTAAGAAACAGTATTGCATATCCTAAGTTAAACGTAAAAGTATGTGCAACCCATGCTGGTATTACAGTAGGCGAAGATGGCGCAAGTCATCAAAGTGTAGAAGATATCGCATTGATGCGCGCAATGCCAAACATGAAGGTATTCAATCCATGTGATGCTAAGCAGGCAGAGATGATCGTCAAAGCAGTCGCAGATATCGAAGGCCCATGTTATGTAAGACTTGGACGAGGCAATGTGGAAGATGTATATCAAGATGATACAGCATTCACATATGGCAAAGGCAATGTCTTGAGAAAAGGCAAAAAAGTCGCAATCGTAGCTACAGGTATGATGGTACAGGAAGCCTTAAGTGCATATGAAACATTGAAAGCTGAAGGCAAAGAAGTCACAGTGGTAGATATGCCATGTATCAAGCCAATCGATGAAGAATTGATCAAAGAACTGGCAAAAGAACATGAAGTCATCGTCAGCTGTGAAGAACATAGTGTCATCGGTGGTTTAGGCAGTGCCATCGCAGAAGTATTGGTAAAGAATGAACCAGTGAAGATGGTGATGATCGGTATGCAGGACTGCTTTGGAGAAAGTGGAACACCAGATGCTTTATTAGAAAAATACGAGTTAAATGCAGATTCTATCGTTAAGAAGGTAGAAAATGTATGGAACGATTAG
- a CDS encoding transketolase, with translation MKTEELKQHAAHIRENIVRMVANANSGHPGGSLSAADILTVLYFEVMDINEDNVKGIDRDRFVLSKGHASPLLYATLFEKGLLKEDLNTFRKINSKLQGHPNMNYVDGVDMSTGSLGQGISAAVGMALANKVDGNDHRIYTLLGDGECEEGEVWEAAMAAAHYRLNNLCAIVDFNSLQIDGNIRDVMNPTPIDEKFKAFGWNVINIKGHDYEDIRFAFDEAKKEKEKPTMILAHTIKGKGVSFMENNAAWHGSAPNAEQCAQAVKELEGEGNE, from the coding sequence TTGAAAACAGAAGAACTAAAGCAACATGCTGCACATATTCGTGAGAATATCGTCCGTATGGTCGCTAACGCAAATAGCGGTCATCCAGGTGGATCTTTATCCGCAGCTGATATATTAACGGTATTATATTTTGAAGTCATGGATATCAATGAAGACAATGTCAAAGGTATCGATCGTGATCGTTTTGTATTATCAAAAGGTCATGCTTCACCTTTACTGTATGCGACTTTATTTGAAAAAGGTTTATTAAAAGAAGATTTAAATACTTTCAGAAAGATCAACAGTAAACTACAGGGACACCCTAATATGAACTATGTCGATGGTGTCGATATGTCCACAGGTTCCCTTGGTCAAGGTATCTCTGCCGCTGTTGGTATGGCATTAGCAAACAAAGTAGATGGCAATGATCATCGTATTTATACCTTATTAGGTGATGGAGAATGTGAAGAAGGCGAAGTGTGGGAAGCTGCTATGGCTGCTGCTCATTATCGTTTGAATAATCTATGTGCAATCGTAGATTTTAACTCTTTACAGATCGATGGTAACATCCGTGATGTTATGAACCCTACACCAATTGATGAAAAATTCAAAGCATTTGGATGGAATGTCATCAACATCAAAGGACATGATTATGAAGATATCCGTTTCGCATTCGATGAAGCGAAGAAAGAAAAGGAAAAACCAACGATGATCCTAGCACATACGATCAAAGGAAAAGGTGTATCCTTTATGGAAAATAATGCCGCATGGCATGGAAGTGCACCAAATGCAGAACAGTGTGCACAAGCAGTGAAAGAATTGGAAGGTGAAGGCAATGAGTAA
- a CDS encoding L-ribulose-5-phosphate 3-epimerase has product MDQTLIMDKANRTYQLGLYEKAMPSDLSWEEKLNLTKESGFDYLEMSIDETDAKLARLEWTKEERKAVVDAMWKTGVKINSICLSGHRKYPFGASDPDTQKRSLEIMQKAIDLASDLGVRLIQLAGYDVYYEQGNSKTRADFATNLNKAVLMAAKKGINLGFETMETPFMDTVGKSMYYVNMINSPYLGVYPDIGNLKNASLLYSNPVNNDIRVGQGHVFAAHLKETVPGKYREIPFGTGHTEYIENLQLLKAMGVRMFVGEFWYIGSESWKQDLKDASAFLRERLDSVFGQEESN; this is encoded by the coding sequence ATGGACCAAACGCTTATTATGGACAAAGCAAATAGAACTTACCAGCTTGGATTATATGAAAAGGCAATGCCTTCTGATCTGAGTTGGGAAGAAAAGCTGAACCTGACAAAGGAAAGCGGTTTTGATTATCTTGAAATGAGTATCGATGAAACTGACGCAAAATTAGCACGCTTAGAATGGACAAAAGAAGAACGTAAAGCAGTTGTAGATGCTATGTGGAAAACCGGTGTTAAAATCAATTCCATCTGTTTAAGTGGACATCGTAAATATCCATTTGGCGCAAGTGATCCGGATACACAAAAACGATCATTAGAGATCATGCAAAAAGCAATTGATCTGGCTAGTGATCTGGGTGTACGCCTGATTCAGTTGGCTGGATATGATGTGTACTATGAACAAGGCAATAGTAAAACAAGGGCAGACTTTGCGACCAATCTGAATAAAGCAGTATTAATGGCTGCGAAAAAAGGAATCAACCTTGGATTTGAAACAATGGAAACACCATTTATGGATACCGTTGGAAAATCTATGTATTATGTGAATATGATTAATTCTCCTTATTTGGGTGTATATCCAGATATTGGAAACTTAAAGAACGCTTCCTTATTATATAGTAATCCTGTAAATAATGATATTCGTGTAGGACAGGGACATGTCTTTGCAGCACATTTGAAAGAAACAGTTCCTGGGAAATATCGTGAAATACCATTTGGCACAGGACATACAGAATATATTGAAAACCTGCAGCTGTTGAAGGCAATGGGTGTTCGTATGTTTGTCGGAGAATTCTGGTATATTGGAAGTGAATCATGGAAACAAGATTTAAAGGATGCGAGTGCATTCTTAAGAGAAAGATTAGATAGTGTATTTGGACAGGAGGAAAGCAATTGA
- the araD gene encoding L-ribulose-5-phosphate 4-epimerase: MLEQLKKEVLKANLLLPKHGLVTFTWGNVSAIDREKGIIAIKPSGVEYDEMKEEDIVLVDLEGNVVEGNLKPSSDLMTHLEFYRNWPNIGGVVHTHSRWATSFAQAGKDIMALGTTQADYFYGAIPCTRLMTPEEIQGEYELETGKVIVETFKERGLNPDEVPGVLVHSHGPFAWGTDAENAVHNAVVMEECAMMDAIASLLCNNQIEPMQQVLLDKHFKRKHGPNAYYGQSK; encoded by the coding sequence ATGCTGGAACAACTAAAAAAAGAGGTATTAAAAGCGAATCTGTTACTACCTAAACATGGATTGGTAACATTTACATGGGGTAATGTATCCGCTATTGATAGAGAAAAAGGAATCATCGCGATTAAGCCAAGTGGTGTGGAATACGATGAAATGAAAGAAGAAGATATCGTATTGGTAGATTTAGAAGGAAACGTTGTGGAAGGCAATCTGAAACCTAGTTCAGATTTAATGACACATTTAGAATTTTATCGCAACTGGCCAAATATCGGAGGTGTTGTGCATACACACTCTCGTTGGGCAACGAGCTTTGCACAAGCAGGAAAAGATATCATGGCATTAGGCACAACACAGGCAGACTATTTCTACGGTGCCATTCCATGTACCCGTTTGATGACACCAGAAGAAATTCAAGGTGAATACGAACTAGAAACAGGAAAAGTAATCGTAGAAACATTTAAAGAACGTGGCCTGAATCCAGATGAAGTACCAGGGGTATTGGTACACAGTCATGGACCATTCGCATGGGGTACAGACGCAGAAAATGCAGTACACAATGCAGTTGTTATGGAAGAATGTGCCATGATGGATGCCATCGCTTCCCTATTATGCAACAATCAGATTGAACCAATGCAACAGGTATTATTAGATAAACATTTCAAGAGAAAACATGGACCAAACGCTTATTATGGACAAAGCAAATAG
- a CDS encoding PTS sugar transporter subunit IIB: protein MAGKLKLLVCCGNGAGTSMMIKLNVEKVTKKMGLDVADIHHCAVSEGKSAAGQYDIVLCSRNFVPMFADAEKKGTKIVGLKNVMSAKEIEEGLAAALENK from the coding sequence ATGGCTGGAAAATTAAAATTATTGGTTTGCTGCGGTAATGGCGCAGGTACAAGTATGATGATCAAATTGAACGTAGAAAAGGTCACAAAGAAAATGGGATTAGATGTTGCGGATATTCACCACTGTGCAGTATCTGAAGGAAAATCTGCAGCTGGTCAGTATGATATCGTATTATGTTCAAGAAACTTCGTTCCAATGTTTGCGGATGCTGAAAAGAAGGGCACAAAAATTGTCGGATTGAAAAATGTAATGTCCGCAAAAGAAATTGAAGAAGGGCTGGCAGCCGCTTTAGAAAACAAGTAA
- a CDS encoding PTS ascorbate transporter subunit IIC — MDFLMSIWNFFATNILTQPAYFIGLMVFVGYMLLRKPLYDALAGFIKATVGYMILAVGSGGLTNNFRPILVGLKDRFNLDAMVIDPYFGQNAVTAGIGEQFGRTFSQVMLLLLVAFIMNLVLVRLKKWTKMRAVFTTGHVQMQQASTAFWLILFCFPKLGDTQILIVMGLILGLYWAVGSNLTVEVTQELTEGGGFAIAHQQMFGIAIFAKLADKFKSKNKETKRLDDLKFPGFLSIFNENMVATSVLMFLFFGAILLVLGKDYLVSMEFMKADANFFFYIMTTALNFAVYLAILQLGVRTFVTELTNSFQGISNSFLPGAVPGIDCAAVFGFGSANAVTVGFLMGALGQFIAIGILLLMKSPTLVIAGFVPVFFDNAVIAIYADNRGGIKAAMLFPFISGLIQVFGSALIAGWIGLAGYGGYLGMFDWATVWPAFTVIMKFAGYIGVAIVVLILLAIPQIQYRKHPDTYFLITEDYDAYLEKIKEKDEATA, encoded by the coding sequence ATGGACTTTTTAATGAGTATATGGAATTTCTTCGCAACAAACATTTTGACACAGCCAGCATACTTTATCGGTTTGATGGTATTCGTTGGTTATATGTTGCTGAGAAAACCACTTTATGATGCATTGGCAGGATTTATTAAAGCGACAGTAGGATATATGATATTGGCAGTTGGTTCTGGGGGATTAACAAACAACTTCCGTCCTATCCTGGTTGGTTTAAAGGATCGTTTCAACCTTGACGCAATGGTTATCGACCCTTACTTTGGACAGAATGCCGTTACAGCTGGTATTGGGGAACAGTTTGGACGTACATTCTCACAGGTAATGTTATTGTTACTAGTTGCATTTATCATGAACCTTGTATTGGTTCGTTTAAAGAAATGGACAAAAATGCGTGCTGTATTTACAACAGGTCACGTACAGATGCAGCAGGCATCTACAGCATTCTGGCTGATTCTGTTCTGTTTCCCAAAACTTGGAGATACTCAGATTCTGATCGTTATGGGCTTGATCCTTGGTTTATATTGGGCAGTTGGTTCTAACTTAACCGTAGAAGTAACACAGGAATTAACAGAAGGCGGCGGCTTCGCTATCGCTCACCAGCAGATGTTCGGTATCGCAATTTTCGCTAAATTAGCTGATAAATTCAAGAGTAAAAACAAAGAAACAAAACGTTTAGACGACTTGAAATTCCCTGGCTTCTTATCTATCTTCAACGAAAACATGGTAGCTACATCTGTATTGATGTTCTTATTCTTCGGTGCAATCTTACTTGTATTAGGTAAAGATTACTTAGTATCTATGGAATTCATGAAAGCAGATGCGAACTTCTTCTTCTATATCATGACAACTGCATTAAACTTCGCAGTTTATCTAGCAATCTTACAGTTAGGTGTACGTACCTTCGTTACAGAGTTAACAAACTCTTTCCAGGGTATTTCTAATTCATTCTTACCTGGTGCTGTTCCTGGTATCGACTGTGCAGCTGTATTTGGATTTGGTAGTGCAAATGCTGTAACTGTTGGATTCTTAATGGGTGCTTTAGGACAGTTTATCGCCATTGGTATCTTGTTGCTGATGAAATCACCTACTCTTGTAATCGCAGGATTCGTTCCAGTATTCTTCGATAATGCTGTTATCGCAATTTATGCAGATAATCGTGGTGGTATCAAAGCTGCAATGTTGTTCCCATTCATTTCTGGTTTAATTCAGGTATTCGGTTCTGCATTAATCGCTGGCTGGATTGGACTTGCTGGATACGGCGGATATCTTGGAATGTTTGACTGGGCAACTGTATGGCCTGCATTCACAGTCATCATGAAGTTTGCTGGTTATATTGGTGTTGCTATCGTTGTATTGATTCTGTTGGCTATCCCTCAGATTCAGTATCGCAAACACCCAGATACTTATTTCTTAATCACAGAAGACTACGACGCTTATCTTGAAAAAATAAAAGAAAAAGACGAAGCGACGGCTTAA
- a CDS encoding PTS sugar transporter subunit IIA encodes MLKEIIERNHYTFEEGFDNWEDAIRAGYKPLLADNTVEDIYVQAVIDCVKKFGPYIVIVPNIAMPHSTEGAAGCNGTAISFMKVEKEVDFDPEDPDKKARLFFSLAATDHEKHLENIQALMDTLMNEEIVDALLEAKTIEDLKAIAEKYEA; translated from the coding sequence ATGTTAAAGGAAATTATTGAAAGAAATCATTACACATTTGAAGAAGGCTTTGACAATTGGGAAGATGCCATCCGTGCAGGCTACAAACCATTGTTAGCTGATAATACAGTGGAAGACATCTATGTTCAGGCAGTTATTGACTGTGTAAAGAAATTTGGACCATATATCGTGATTGTACCAAACATCGCCATGCCTCATTCTACGGAAGGGGCAGCGGGATGTAATGGTACAGCGATCTCATTCATGAAGGTTGAAAAGGAAGTAGACTTTGATCCAGAGGATCCAGATAAAAAAGCTCGTTTGTTTTTCTCTCTGGCAGCAACCGATCATGAAAAACACTTAGAAAACATTCAGGCATTGATGGATACATTGATGAATGAAGAAATTGTGGATGCTTTACTGGAAGCAAAAACAATTGAAGATTTAAAAGCAATCGCAGAAAAGTACGAAGCATAG
- the ulaG gene encoding L-ascorbate 6-phosphate lactonase — MSKVDEITRESWILGAFPEWGTWLNEEIDQEVVEKGTFAMWWIGCTGLWIKTENDTNISIDLWFGNGKRTKKTKEMAPFHQMRNMTGGRMTQPNLRAAPIVYDPFAVTKVDAVLSTHYHNDHIDPFYAAAVLKNCEGDVPFIGPAKSVEKWLSYGVPAERCITVKPGDVVKVKDTEIIVVDSFDRTCLVTNDEDVRGVCPTDMDEKAVNYIIKTPAGSIYHSGDSHYSTYYAKHGKDYDIDVALGSYGENPIGNQDKMTSVDILRMAEALQCKVVIPFHYDVWTNFKADPQEIMMLYNYKKDVLQYQFHPFIWDVGGKYVWPTDKDKYQFHYRRGFEDCFTDEPNVPFRSIL, encoded by the coding sequence ATGAGTAAAGTAGATGAAATAACAAGAGAATCATGGATTCTTGGCGCATTCCCAGAATGGGGAACATGGCTGAATGAAGAAATCGATCAGGAAGTAGTAGAAAAAGGAACATTCGCAATGTGGTGGATCGGCTGTACAGGTCTTTGGATCAAAACAGAAAACGACACAAACATCTCTATCGACTTATGGTTTGGAAATGGTAAACGTACAAAGAAAACAAAAGAAATGGCACCATTCCACCAGATGAGAAACATGACAGGCGGACGTATGACACAGCCAAACTTAAGAGCTGCGCCAATCGTATACGATCCATTCGCAGTCACAAAAGTAGACGCAGTATTATCAACACACTATCACAACGATCACATCGATCCATTCTATGCAGCAGCAGTATTAAAGAACTGTGAAGGCGATGTACCATTCATCGGACCAGCTAAGAGTGTTGAAAAATGGTTAAGTTATGGTGTGCCAGCAGAACGTTGTATCACAGTAAAACCAGGCGATGTTGTAAAAGTAAAAGATACAGAAATCATCGTTGTGGACAGCTTCGATAGAACATGCTTAGTAACAAATGATGAGGATGTTAGAGGCGTATGCCCAACAGATATGGATGAAAAAGCAGTCAACTATATCATTAAGACACCAGCAGGAAGCATTTACCACAGTGGAGATTCTCACTATTCCACATATTACGCAAAACATGGAAAAGATTATGATATCGATGTAGCGTTAGGATCATATGGAGAAAACCCAATCGGAAACCAGGACAAGATGACAAGTGTGGATATCTTAAGAATGGCAGAAGCATTACAGTGTAAAGTAGTGATTCCATTCCACTATGATGTATGGACAAACTTCAAAGCAGATCCACAGGAAATCATGATGTTATACAACTATAAGAAAGATGTATTACAGTATCAGTTCCACCCATTCATTTGGGATGTTGGAGGAAAATACGTATGGCCAACAGATAAAGACAAATACCAGTTCCACTATCGCAGAGGATTTGAAGATTGCTTTACTGATGAACCAAACGTTCCATTCAGATCAATTCTGTAG